DNA from Mucilaginibacter mallensis:
TAGTACCACAGGTTCACCGTACCATGGTGGAGTTTTGGACCGACAAGGGCGCGTATTCGCCTTATGAGCTGGTGCCAACGTTGGCTGCTATCAGAAAAACGGGTCAGAACCTGATACAGGCAGAGGCCTTTACCGGGCAGCCCGCTTACAGCAAATGGGACGAATACCCCGCATGGTTAAAACCTATTGGCGATGCCGCTTTTTGTGTGGGTGTTAATCGTATCATCATCCACCGCTTTGCGCAACAGCCCTGGGACGATCGCTACCAGCCGGGCGAGGCCATGGGCCAATGGGGTACACACTTTGACCGTACCCAAACCTGGTGGAAACCTGCCGCCGCCACCGTAAAATACTGGACCCGCTGCCAGGCATTATTGCAATGGGGCAAATTTGCGGCTACCGATACCAATATGTTTGTAAGCGATATAAAGGACAGCATCATGCTCCGGAACATTAACCGTGTACAGGACAATACCAGTCTTTATTTTGTTGCGAACCTATCGCACCGTGCGGGCTCGGCTACCTGCACCTTTAAGGTAAGCGGTATGCAGCCCGAGCTATGGGACGCCGTAACCGGATCGATACGTGACCTGCAGCAATTTAAGGATGATGGAAAATTCACCTCCATCTCCTTAAATTTCGATGATGCGCAAAGTTTTTTTGTTGTATTCAGGCATCCCGTGGCAACGCGTACTCCATCAAAAAAGAACGATTTTCCAGTGCAAACACAGCTGGCTGTTATAAAGGGCTCATGGCAGGTGCAGTTCGACCATCGCTGGGGCGGCCCGGAAAAACCAATAACATTGGACTCACTAACTGACTGGACAACAAACACAGATAACGGCATTAAATATTTTAGCGGCACAGCAATTTACACCATAAATTTTGATGCCCAGGGAGCTACCAACACCAAAAAGACCTTGTATTTAAATTTGGGTAAAGTAAAACACATAGCCCATGTTATAATCAACAATAAGGATATGGGCGTAATATGGACGGCGCCATGGAGTGTAAAAATACCTGCTGGTTTACTTAAAAAAACAGGCAATACCTTAGTAGTCGAAGTAACCAACGTTTGGGCCAATCGCCTTATTGGCGATGAGCAGGAACCTGACGATTGTAAATGGCTGCCCAGCCAGTATTTATATGATAGTGGTAAGTATTTAAAGGAGTTCCCCGAATGGTTTTTAAAGAATGAGCCTCGCCCATCAAAAGGCAGGTACTGCTTTACTACCTGGAACTATTTTACAAAAGATTCGCCGCTGATATCTTCCGGTCTAATGGGCCCGGTTAGGATAATGAGTGAGAATTAAAAAGCCCGGAGAAATATTTCTCCGGGCTCTGCCATGACTTCTTTTAAATACCCCTATTTCTTAGCAGTCATTTTTTCTTCCAATAGTTTCATAAAGTACCCTCCTACTACGCTCCTTGCCTGGAAACCTACCTGTTTTCCATCGGTGGTTTCATGCCAGTCGCTAAGTGGTACGCGGGTTGGGGTTTCTATCGCATATTTATATATCGGGTCAAGCAATGCTTCAAAGTCAACCTGATTGCTTGCCAGTGTCGCGGTCCACATTATCCAGTCGGATTTTGTGTAGGTTTTGCGGCTATCCAACGGTAAACCAAAAGCGTTTTGTTTAGTGAGATAGAATTTTATCTCCTTATCATAAACCGATTGCGGGAACAATTTAAGGCCCAAAACTTTATCCCAAACCATATTGTACTTTTGGCTCCAGCTGCCCGGGTTACCAAATGTTAAGGTTGAGTGGTCGCCATCTGCTGATAATTGGATCCACTTACCTACCATGCCTTTGGCTATTTCACGGTATTTTGCGGCAGTTTGCTTTTCGCCCAGCTGATCTGCCAGCTGTGCGTAGCAGGCAATACCTACAATTGCTTTTACTGATAAGTTGGCATTACGCGCCAGGTGACCTGCAAAGTCATCTGTACAAAGCTGGTTTTTAGGATCAAAACCCTCATTAACCAGATAATTAACCCAACGGCTTAATGTTTTCCAATGCGGGCGTGCATATTCTGCATTACCTTCAGCCTTTGCAATAGCAGCAACCAGGATGATCATATTGCCGGATTCCTCCACTGGCATACCTTCGCCATACAGCTGGCCATTGGCTAAAGGATACTCACCCAGATCATGTGATGCATAATCCCTGTTAAATTTGCCGCTCTCGCTGAAATAGAAGATCCCGTTCAGCATCCCCTCCATTAGTTTTGGATTGTAGATCAGATATAACGGAGCTGACGGATAAGTAACATCAACCGTATTGATAAAGCCACCGCTAAAGTTCTCTTTCGATAGCCATAGGATCTGTCCCTGTGGACTTTTAACCAGGTCATGAGCCGCAATACTTTGGCGGTAAGCCAATACACATAGTTTCGCATATTTATCGCCACCTGCATGTATAGCATCTTTGTACATCGAAGCGTTAAATACCTCACATTTCTTAATCACAGATGGATATTCCGCAGCTGATTTTTCCAGTACCTGTACAATGGTTTTTAGTTGAGCATTTTGCCACCATGGTTTTAAATTGGTATGAAAATACTGGATCGGGGTAATATCATCATAACCCAGCTCAATAAATTTCTCTACCGGGGTATTACCTACATTACCAAATGGTATTACAGTGTTTAAAACGATATCCGTGCCTTGTTTAGCCGTGGTTGTGCTTACATTATTTACAAATGAGCCAACTGCATCAG
Protein-coding regions in this window:
- a CDS encoding glycosyl hydrolase is translated as MQCSYSKITPILFFILIVSNAISQTRKKQIPLIPKDDPEYVFNNPPEDAKPGVLWMWMGSNVSQQGITKDLEALKAEGFNSATMSTLADVTMPWSAVIKKSPTPEIIGWTAPWWKLVRYATEEAKRLNMTLGLFNCPGYEASGGPWITPELSMQELCWSTKVVKGNTHVSVQLLRPSVNPRANMRFPVYNPHTGLVENPEIPERSSYYRDISVLAVPAKGPVSKDSVIDISDKMDLNGRLRWDAPAGNWMIYRFGHTTTGALIQPAQPQATGLECDKMSEKAVSFHMDHMISEIKKHLGNLAGTVMTDVYFDSYEIDDVTWTPNMKQEFLKRKGYDITPFLITLANRRVGSKLDSIKFGLDFDNTVRDLYRDVYFATISKKLKEANLRFLSEPYGGPWRPDDVVPQVHRTMVEFWTDKGAYSPYELVPTLAAIRKTGQNLIQAEAFTGQPAYSKWDEYPAWLKPIGDAAFCVGVNRIIIHRFAQQPWDDRYQPGEAMGQWGTHFDRTQTWWKPAAATVKYWTRCQALLQWGKFAATDTNMFVSDIKDSIMLRNINRVQDNTSLYFVANLSHRAGSATCTFKVSGMQPELWDAVTGSIRDLQQFKDDGKFTSISLNFDDAQSFFVVFRHPVATRTPSKKNDFPVQTQLAVIKGSWQVQFDHRWGGPEKPITLDSLTDWTTNTDNGIKYFSGTAIYTINFDAQGATNTKKTLYLNLGKVKHIAHVIINNKDMGVIWTAPWSVKIPAGLLKKTGNTLVVEVTNVWANRLIGDEQEPDDCKWLPSQYLYDSGKYLKEFPEWFLKNEPRPSKGRYCFTTWNYFTKDSPLISSGLMGPVRIMSEN
- a CDS encoding glutaminase family protein encodes the protein MNKLSFLMLLLFSGSTVFAQERKAPAYPLITHNTYFSIWSNTDSLNESTTHHWTGKNQSLLGFIKVDDKVYRFMGKEAEAYKTILPAADEANYPVKYTETEPKGDWKSAQYNAADWKDGLAPIGTDDFDKTKWTTHDIWVRRTFTVADASMINKLILKLSHDDDIDVYLNGEKVYQKVGVTNDYGMVPIANTLKNGENILAVHVVNTGGGSRVDVGLVDQINQKLRRIEVAKQTSVDLNATQTIYKFECGSADLQLTFTSPLLLNDLALLSRPVSYISYKVKSNDGKQHNIKVFFSASADIARDRPSQAVTAQKITSASLSMLKVGTDEQPILKKSGDDVRIDWGYLYVAAPKATNALQYTGSNADAVGSFVNNVSTTTAKQGTDIVLNTVIPFGNVGNTPVEKFIELGYDDITPIQYFHTNLKPWWQNAQLKTIVQVLEKSAAEYPSVIKKCEVFNASMYKDAIHAGGDKYAKLCVLAYRQSIAAHDLVKSPQGQILWLSKENFSGGFINTVDVTYPSAPLYLIYNPKLMEGMLNGIFYFSESGKFNRDYASHDLGEYPLANGQLYGEGMPVEESGNMIILVAAIAKAEGNAEYARPHWKTLSRWVNYLVNEGFDPKNQLCTDDFAGHLARNANLSVKAIVGIACYAQLADQLGEKQTAAKYREIAKGMVGKWIQLSADGDHSTLTFGNPGSWSQKYNMVWDKVLGLKLFPQSVYDKEIKFYLTKQNAFGLPLDSRKTYTKSDWIMWTATLASNQVDFEALLDPIYKYAIETPTRVPLSDWHETTDGKQVGFQARSVVGGYFMKLLEEKMTAKK